A single window of Granulicella mallensis MP5ACTX8 DNA harbors:
- a CDS encoding NAD(P)/FAD-dependent oxidoreductase produces the protein MKSPDIVIVGGGVAGSAAAITLAQAGRSVVLIEKESRPQHKVCGEFLSREALVYLRSLGFEVSAFGALPISAVRLAGRLGVSEAPLPFTAMSLTRRRLDEELLQFAETSGVTVLRGRRVLSLDRDNAGWRVLLDDETTLAAEAAFLATGKHDLRERPRPAGKQGDLIAFKMYWRLAPAQAALLEGHVELNLYRSGYAGLQPVEEGAANLCCLIRREEYLRIGARWEKLLIAMQEDCPHLRQRLQGAEPLLAKPVAVAAIPYGFVREHSDGVWALGDQAAVIPSFTGDGMSIALHSGQLAAAMYLRGETAESFQPRLQGELSRQVSLATALSQAMVSQRRRMLVEAAVRLWPGVLRQVAVRTRIRPGVMLNCS, from the coding sequence GTGAAGTCCCCGGATATTGTGATCGTGGGAGGCGGAGTCGCAGGCTCCGCTGCCGCGATTACGCTCGCCCAGGCCGGTCGCAGCGTCGTTCTCATCGAGAAAGAGTCGCGGCCGCAGCATAAGGTTTGCGGTGAGTTTCTCAGCCGGGAGGCGCTCGTGTATCTGCGCTCGCTCGGGTTTGAGGTGTCGGCGTTTGGAGCGTTGCCGATCAGCGCGGTGCGGCTGGCGGGACGGTTGGGTGTGAGTGAAGCTCCGCTACCGTTCACGGCGATGTCGCTGACGCGGCGGCGGCTCGATGAAGAGCTGCTGCAATTTGCTGAAACCAGCGGTGTGACGGTTTTGCGTGGGCGACGTGTGTTGTCGCTCGATCGCGACAACGCAGGCTGGCGTGTGTTGCTCGACGATGAGACCACCCTTGCGGCAGAGGCGGCGTTTCTCGCGACCGGAAAGCACGATCTGCGCGAGAGGCCGAGACCTGCAGGCAAGCAGGGCGATCTGATCGCCTTCAAGATGTACTGGCGGCTCGCTCCGGCGCAGGCGGCGTTGTTGGAAGGCCATGTGGAGTTGAATCTCTATCGCAGCGGCTATGCGGGCCTGCAGCCGGTCGAAGAGGGCGCGGCAAACCTGTGCTGCCTGATCAGGCGCGAGGAGTATCTGCGCATAGGGGCGCGGTGGGAGAAGTTGCTCATCGCGATGCAGGAAGACTGCCCGCATCTGCGGCAGCGGCTGCAGGGCGCGGAGCCCCTGTTGGCAAAGCCGGTAGCCGTTGCCGCGATTCCTTATGGCTTCGTGCGGGAGCATTCCGATGGCGTGTGGGCGCTGGGCGACCAGGCAGCGGTGATTCCTTCGTTCACCGGCGACGGCATGTCGATCGCGCTGCACAGTGGACAGCTTGCCGCTGCGATGTATCTGCGGGGTGAGACGGCCGAGAGCTTTCAACCGCGGCTGCAGGGTGAGCTGTCGCGGCAGGTATCGCTGGCAACGGCGCTATCGCAGGCGATGGTGAGCCAGCGTCGGCGGATGTTGGTAGAGGCCGCCGTGCGGCTGTGGCCGGGAGTTCTGCGGCAGGTAGCCGTGCGGACGAGGATTCGTCCTGGGGTAATGCTGAACTGTTCTTAA
- the hpnI gene encoding bacteriohopanetetrol glucosamine biosynthesis glycosyltransferase HpnI: METLSLTVEIVAALLTASGIAYGLLALFGARAFEHDARAAAKLGAEGFAPGVSVLKPVKGVDSRMYAGFVSHCVQQYAGEFELLFGVSSLDDPAVAEIARLRIEYPQLNIRLVECPERLGSNGKVSNLAQMLPHARFEHIVVNDSDILVSPRYLSRVLTPFAQEKTGLVTVPYVGQAEGTLWSRLEALGISTDFMAGVLTARKLEGGIHFGLGSTLATTKTALAAIGGFEALVEQLADDYEMGVRLSRAGYRVELVHEVVATTVPAYTLRGFCEHQLRWSRSTRDSRRAGYIGLGVTYVLPWSLAAVLASGGSLWSFSLFSLALLVRVAVALTVGVGILRDGQVLRDLILLPLRDCFGLFFWAWSYASDVVVWRGEHFRLKRGRLERV, translated from the coding sequence ATGGAAACTCTTTCGCTCACAGTTGAGATTGTTGCGGCGCTGTTGACTGCGAGCGGCATTGCCTATGGTCTGTTGGCGCTGTTCGGAGCGCGGGCGTTTGAGCATGACGCGCGTGCCGCTGCGAAGCTGGGTGCAGAAGGATTCGCTCCGGGCGTTTCAGTTCTCAAGCCTGTGAAGGGCGTTGATTCGCGCATGTATGCGGGCTTTGTGAGCCACTGTGTACAGCAGTATGCGGGCGAGTTCGAACTGCTGTTCGGCGTCAGCTCGCTGGACGATCCCGCAGTCGCCGAGATTGCTCGATTGCGCATCGAGTATCCGCAGCTCAACATCCGGCTGGTGGAGTGCCCGGAGCGTCTGGGGTCGAATGGCAAGGTCTCGAACCTCGCGCAGATGCTTCCGCATGCACGCTTTGAACACATCGTCGTGAATGACAGCGACATTCTCGTCTCACCGCGGTATTTGAGCCGGGTTCTCACGCCTTTTGCCCAGGAGAAGACAGGCCTAGTGACTGTGCCCTACGTCGGTCAGGCAGAGGGAACTCTCTGGTCACGGTTGGAGGCCCTGGGGATCTCGACGGATTTCATGGCGGGTGTGCTGACGGCACGCAAGCTAGAAGGCGGCATTCACTTCGGATTGGGTTCAACCCTGGCGACGACGAAGACAGCGCTTGCCGCCATCGGTGGCTTTGAAGCCCTGGTCGAGCAGCTTGCCGACGACTATGAGATGGGTGTGCGGCTATCGCGTGCGGGCTATCGTGTGGAGCTGGTGCATGAGGTCGTGGCGACCACGGTGCCTGCCTATACGCTGCGCGGCTTCTGCGAACATCAGTTGCGCTGGTCGCGGTCCACACGCGACTCTCGCCGCGCAGGCTATATCGGGCTGGGCGTGACGTATGTGCTGCCGTGGTCGCTGGCGGCGGTACTGGCCAGCGGTGGTTCGCTGTGGAGCTTCTCGTTGTTCAGTCTCGCGCTGCTGGTGCGCGTGGCCGTGGCGCTGACGGTGGGTGTCGGCATTCTGCGCGATGGGCAGGTACTGCGCGATCTCATCCTGTTGCCGCTGCGCGATTGCTTTGGGTTGTTCTTCTGGGCATGGAGCTACGCGTCGGATGTCGTGGTGTGGCGCGGAGAGCACTTTCGGCTGAAGCGTGGGCGGCTGGAACGGGTTTAG
- a CDS encoding ABC transporter permease translates to MRASDQRESVKMALDTLRANKLRSGLTILGIVIGVMTVIAISSVINGLNSSVSGMVEAMGTNVLWVFRFPVIGVRPTTEMLARKQLTFDDEEAIAALPHVSSASASLRYQNFQFGAGSATAKFRQRKVENVSLEGDTISSQAVYDWDIHEGRYFTQTDQDRATDVTVLGHDTAEDLFGNVDPIGQEITVEGRTFTVVGTLDKQKQAFGGGKNPADSFAYFPITTFHKLHPEVLDYWLSAKFDDQKNKPLVEDEIRDLLRRRRKVHNEAADNFAIFGSDAITRLWTEVTGSLFLLMFGLSAVGLMVGGVGVMNVMLVSVTERTREIGVRKAIGATRNIILLQFTLEAIVLCAVGGLIGITLGSIVAFGLHYLLSSEVSVLWILASFLSSCAIGLIFGIYPAWKAANLDPIDALRYE, encoded by the coding sequence ATGCGAGCGAGCGATCAACGCGAATCCGTAAAGATGGCGCTAGACACCCTGCGCGCGAACAAGCTGCGTTCCGGCTTGACGATCCTCGGTATCGTCATCGGAGTGATGACGGTGATCGCGATCTCGTCGGTCATCAATGGGCTGAACTCATCGGTCTCCGGCATGGTTGAGGCGATGGGAACCAACGTGCTGTGGGTCTTTCGCTTTCCCGTCATCGGCGTTCGCCCGACGACGGAGATGCTCGCACGCAAGCAGCTCACCTTTGATGACGAGGAGGCGATCGCCGCGCTGCCGCATGTGTCCTCGGCCTCGGCCTCCCTGCGCTACCAGAACTTCCAGTTCGGCGCGGGCTCGGCGACCGCGAAGTTCCGCCAACGGAAGGTGGAAAATGTTTCGCTGGAAGGCGATACGATCTCCTCGCAGGCGGTCTATGACTGGGATATCCACGAGGGCCGTTACTTCACGCAGACCGACCAGGACCGTGCCACCGATGTGACCGTGCTGGGTCACGATACCGCGGAGGACCTGTTCGGAAACGTCGACCCTATCGGCCAGGAGATTACCGTCGAGGGACGTACCTTTACCGTGGTGGGCACACTGGACAAGCAGAAACAAGCCTTTGGCGGCGGTAAAAATCCCGCCGACAGCTTTGCCTACTTTCCAATTACGACCTTTCACAAGCTGCATCCCGAGGTGCTCGACTACTGGTTGAGCGCGAAGTTCGACGACCAGAAGAACAAGCCCCTCGTCGAGGATGAGATTCGCGACCTGCTGCGCCGCCGGCGCAAGGTGCACAACGAGGCCGCGGACAACTTCGCCATCTTCGGTTCGGACGCGATTACGCGTCTATGGACGGAGGTCACCGGCAGCCTCTTTCTGCTGATGTTCGGCCTGAGCGCGGTGGGCCTGATGGTGGGCGGAGTCGGCGTGATGAACGTGATGCTGGTCAGCGTAACCGAGCGCACACGCGAGATCGGCGTGCGCAAGGCCATCGGCGCGACGAGAAATATCATTCTGCTGCAGTTCACGCTGGAGGCTATCGTGCTCTGCGCCGTGGGCGGACTCATTGGGATTACACTCGGCTCGATCGTCGCCTTCGGACTGCACTATCTGTTGTCGAGCGAAGTAAGCGTGCTGTGGATCCTGGCGTCGTTCCTGTCCTCATGCGCCATCGGCTTGATCTTCGGAATCTATCCGGCATGGAAGGCTGCGAATCTCGATCCAATCGACGCCCTTAGGTACGAGTAA
- a CDS encoding YdeI/OmpD-associated family protein — protein sequence MPTVNAAVDAYIAKSAPFAQPILTHLREVMHEAAPELEEAMKWSRPFFMYRGVILGNLSAFKEHCSFGLWGTEIAEILHADGIASSEGMGTFGRITSVEDLPPRKKLVGYAKQAAKMIAEGTRTKSLPSRPRVAKATVEVPEALAAALKKNKAAAKHFEALSPSCRREYSEWIADAKREETRDKRVATALEWIAEGKSRNWKYEKG from the coding sequence ATGCCCACTGTGAATGCAGCCGTCGACGCCTATATTGCGAAGTCCGCTCCCTTCGCGCAACCGATTCTGACGCATCTGCGTGAGGTGATGCATGAAGCCGCGCCCGAATTGGAGGAAGCGATGAAGTGGTCGCGGCCCTTCTTTATGTATCGCGGCGTGATCCTGGGCAATCTCTCGGCGTTCAAAGAGCACTGCAGCTTCGGGCTCTGGGGCACGGAGATTGCGGAGATCCTGCACGCCGACGGCATCGCGTCGAGCGAAGGAATGGGAACGTTCGGACGTATTACTTCGGTGGAAGACCTGCCGCCGCGCAAGAAGCTGGTGGGCTATGCGAAGCAGGCAGCAAAGATGATCGCCGAGGGCACGCGCACCAAGTCGCTGCCGTCGCGTCCTCGGGTCGCCAAGGCTACGGTGGAGGTCCCCGAGGCCCTGGCTGCGGCGCTCAAGAAGAACAAGGCTGCCGCGAAGCACTTTGAGGCCCTGAGCCCAAGCTGCCGCCGCGAGTACTCCGAGTGGATCGCCGACGCCAAACGCGAGGAGACGCGCGACAAACGAGTGGCCACGGCGCTGGAGTGGATCGCCGAGGGTAAATCGAGAAACTGGAAGTACGAGAAGGGGTAG
- a CDS encoding ABC transporter permease, which produces METKEALRIALQSLWANKLRTILTLLGVVIGVASVIAVVTLVNGANVYVATKVNGYGADVFTLSKQPAFTDSYADFLTYEKRKIIGMEDYHAVQNDCRHCLQVGAMQSSLGKIVFGPQSSSDTTIRGYTSLMAEMQNLNIVEGRDITQADEDHAAHVALIGSDIEENLLKGDDPLGKEIRVDGVPYTIIGLSEKQGKTLGQSQDNWVAVPLTAFDKTYGSSKTLTIYSKAGNAPGAMEAATDEARQLLRLRRHDLPGAPDSFTLETSDTLVGLWTQISGSFEAVAVAIAAISLIVGGIVIMNIMLVSVTERTREIGVRKALGARRSDIMLQFLLESGTMSLLGGAIGVIGGVGVAQLITLLLGFPASIALWSIFAGLAVAASVGLFFGVYPARKAAELDPIVALRSEF; this is translated from the coding sequence ATGGAGACAAAAGAAGCATTACGGATAGCGCTGCAGTCGCTATGGGCTAACAAGCTGCGTACGATCCTGACGCTGCTGGGCGTGGTCATCGGTGTGGCGTCGGTGATCGCGGTAGTTACGCTGGTCAACGGCGCGAATGTCTACGTCGCTACAAAGGTCAACGGCTATGGCGCAGATGTCTTCACCCTTTCCAAGCAGCCGGCGTTTACCGACAGCTACGCCGACTTTCTGACCTACGAGAAACGCAAGATCATCGGGATGGAAGACTATCACGCGGTCCAGAACGATTGCCGGCATTGCCTGCAAGTCGGCGCGATGCAGTCGAGCCTCGGCAAGATCGTCTTCGGCCCGCAGTCCAGCTCCGATACAACCATCCGTGGCTATACCTCCCTGATGGCGGAGATGCAGAACCTCAACATCGTCGAAGGTCGCGACATTACGCAGGCCGACGAGGACCACGCGGCGCATGTCGCGCTGATCGGCTCCGACATCGAAGAGAACCTGCTAAAGGGCGACGACCCCCTCGGCAAGGAGATTCGTGTCGACGGAGTGCCCTACACGATCATCGGACTGAGCGAAAAGCAGGGTAAGACACTGGGGCAGAGTCAGGACAACTGGGTTGCCGTACCCCTGACCGCGTTCGATAAGACCTATGGCTCGTCGAAGACGTTGACGATCTACTCCAAGGCCGGCAACGCGCCGGGAGCGATGGAGGCAGCCACGGACGAAGCACGGCAGTTACTGCGGCTTCGGCGGCACGACCTGCCCGGCGCACCGGACAGTTTCACCCTCGAAACCAGCGATACCCTGGTCGGTCTATGGACCCAGATCAGCGGCAGCTTTGAGGCTGTGGCCGTGGCGATTGCAGCTATCTCGCTGATCGTCGGCGGTATCGTCATCATGAACATCATGCTGGTGAGCGTGACCGAGCGCACCCGCGAGATCGGCGTGCGGAAGGCCCTGGGCGCCCGCCGCAGCGATATCATGCTGCAGTTCCTGCTGGAGTCGGGAACGATGTCGTTGCTTGGTGGAGCGATTGGCGTGATTGGCGGCGTGGGCGTAGCGCAACTCATCACCCTCTTGCTGGGTTTCCCCGCGTCTATTGCGCTATGGAGCATCTTTGCGGGCCTGGCTGTGGCGGCATCCGTGGGCCTGTTCTTTGGCGTCTACCCGGCACGCAAGGCGGCTGAACTGGATCCGATCGTTGCCCTAAGGAGCGAGTTCTAA
- a CDS encoding phospholipid carrier-dependent glycosyltransferase, whose translation MPQVPSRPRSTPLSVLLLWLAFYASFTLFAPPLLDDADSVHSEVAREMLLRHDYVTLYANGIRYLEKAPLLYWSMAASMKLFGTSAAAARLPLAFAVLALALVIEAFTRRLFRSTRAGLYAALILLSSFGLFIFTRITIPDVGVCLWISLALYCFWRTEELNSPPQSDSDQTRDTSSEIREADLTTRDSKLETEGVKTHLRLYCGGFAAACALNVLTKGLIGIVFPVGIVLAYRLLTRGLRGTWRRLGELYPWTSLGVFLLLAAPWHILAGLANPTQGHPTPFHFVQGHWIVPLPTDGNVRGWFWFYFMNEHVLRYLNLRVPHDYDTAPLWLFWGLCFVWMMPWSAFVFKAVGGALPWRNRQWRTQLSQHALGLKDRGLLLCVVWAAFVLLFFSLSTRQEYYVLPALPAIAILIAGWLAYQAPTKPEAQRHRRAARRCIGVLLLLGAVFASASVYFLLHTKAPAPNTDLAQLLQQNPGDYALSMGHFLDLNAQALGLFRVPLALAALSLLGGPLWAFLLRSPLRRYGVKAHFANLALAAGAFGFLLAAHLGLQIFAPVIGSAELARAIAPQVQPQDIIAIHGEYESGSTLGFYLHRNDIHILEGRSSNLWYGSFFPDAPPIFETPRSIAQKWTGSQRIFLWQSLTDEPRNLPALPGPVYILVKNGGKEIVSNQPNR comes from the coding sequence ATGCCCCAGGTGCCCTCTCGACCGCGATCCACCCCGCTCAGCGTGTTGTTGCTGTGGCTGGCTTTCTACGCCAGCTTCACCCTGTTCGCTCCGCCGCTGCTGGATGACGCGGACTCTGTCCACTCCGAAGTCGCACGGGAGATGCTGCTGCGCCACGACTATGTGACGCTCTACGCGAATGGGATCCGGTATCTCGAAAAAGCACCCCTGCTCTACTGGTCGATGGCGGCGAGCATGAAGCTGTTCGGGACTTCAGCGGCAGCCGCGCGATTGCCGCTGGCATTCGCCGTGCTGGCCCTGGCGCTGGTCATTGAAGCCTTCACACGACGCCTGTTTCGCAGCACGCGAGCAGGACTGTATGCGGCCCTGATTCTGCTCTCGAGCTTCGGCCTCTTCATCTTCACGCGCATCACCATTCCCGATGTCGGGGTGTGCCTTTGGATCTCGCTCGCGCTCTACTGCTTCTGGCGTACCGAAGAGCTCAATAGCCCGCCCCAAAGCGACAGCGATCAGACACGAGACACGAGTTCCGAGATTCGAGAGGCAGATCTCACAACTCGAGACTCGAAACTCGAAACTGAAGGCGTAAAGACGCATCTTCGCCTCTACTGCGGAGGCTTCGCCGCGGCCTGCGCTCTCAACGTTCTGACCAAGGGCTTGATCGGTATCGTCTTTCCTGTCGGCATCGTGCTCGCCTACCGGCTGCTGACGCGCGGGCTGCGCGGGACCTGGCGACGTCTGGGCGAGTTGTACCCGTGGACTTCGCTCGGAGTCTTTCTGCTCCTCGCGGCACCGTGGCACATTCTGGCAGGCCTCGCGAACCCGACACAGGGACACCCGACGCCGTTTCACTTCGTTCAGGGACATTGGATCGTGCCGCTACCCACGGACGGCAATGTGCGCGGCTGGTTCTGGTTCTACTTCATGAACGAGCACGTGCTGCGCTATCTGAACCTGCGCGTGCCGCACGACTACGATACCGCTCCCCTGTGGCTCTTCTGGGGGTTGTGTTTCGTGTGGATGATGCCCTGGTCGGCGTTCGTATTCAAAGCCGTCGGAGGGGCACTCCCCTGGCGCAACCGTCAATGGCGAACTCAACTTTCGCAGCATGCCTTAGGACTAAAGGATCGGGGACTTTTGCTCTGCGTCGTGTGGGCGGCTTTTGTACTGCTCTTTTTCTCGCTCTCCACACGACAGGAGTACTACGTGCTGCCCGCTCTTCCGGCAATCGCGATACTCATTGCGGGCTGGCTTGCCTATCAAGCGCCGACGAAACCGGAGGCCCAGAGACATCGGCGAGCAGCACGCCGTTGCATTGGAGTTCTTCTGCTTCTTGGGGCAGTCTTCGCTTCAGCCAGTGTCTATTTCTTGCTCCACACCAAGGCCCCCGCACCCAACACCGATCTTGCGCAGCTTCTACAGCAGAACCCAGGCGACTATGCCCTGAGCATGGGCCACTTTCTCGACCTCAACGCACAGGCCCTCGGGCTCTTCCGCGTACCGCTGGCACTAGCCGCGTTGAGTCTCCTGGGTGGTCCCCTGTGGGCATTCCTGCTGCGGAGCCCCTTACGTCGCTACGGAGTGAAAGCTCATTTCGCTAACCTCGCGCTCGCGGCTGGTGCCTTCGGCTTTCTGCTGGCGGCGCATCTCGGCCTGCAGATCTTCGCCCCCGTCATTGGATCGGCTGAACTGGCCAGGGCCATCGCCCCCCAGGTGCAGCCGCAAGACATCATAGCGATCCACGGAGAATACGAGTCCGGCTCGACCCTTGGTTTCTACCTGCACCGCAACGACATCCACATCCTCGAAGGCCGCAGCTCGAATCTCTGGTACGGCAGCTTCTTTCCTGACGCTCCACCGATCTTTGAGACGCCGCGGTCCATCGCGCAGAAATGGACGGGGTCGCAGCGTATCTTCCTCTGGCAGTCGCTCACCGACGAGCCTCGAAACTTGCCTGCACTTCCCGGGCCGGTTTACATTCTCGTGAAAAATGGAGGCAAGGAGATCGTCAGCAACCAGCCAAACAGGTAA
- a CDS encoding DUF1003 domain-containing protein codes for MACLPEELRHVPLFSLLDDDEIAVLSQQVELRDFAAKQRIYKVGEPSTRAFVMLSGAVEVTLIDEDGQEVLFSEPRHGDFFGFASMLENTTHQTSATTTEPTTCLEIDRNDIEALLLKKPMAGLDMMTVLARDIHTAQGVIRNRAMRNANELIDEQETFGERLADVVASFGGSWTFIILFGTVLTVYTLINIHLKGKAWDPYPFILLNLFLSMLASIQAPVIMMSQNRQDTKDRLRSELDFEVNRRAETEIQALSRKIHFLADKLGDIEEHLRGPNESRREDDLRS; via the coding sequence ATGGCTTGTCTCCCCGAAGAACTCCGCCACGTTCCGCTCTTTTCCCTGCTCGACGACGATGAGATCGCCGTGCTCTCCCAGCAGGTTGAACTCCGCGACTTCGCGGCCAAGCAGCGCATCTACAAGGTTGGCGAGCCCAGCACACGCGCCTTCGTCATGCTCTCCGGCGCCGTCGAGGTCACGCTCATCGACGAAGATGGCCAGGAGGTCCTCTTCTCTGAGCCACGCCATGGCGACTTCTTCGGCTTTGCCTCTATGCTCGAAAACACGACGCACCAGACCTCGGCGACTACGACCGAGCCCACCACCTGCCTGGAGATCGACCGCAACGATATCGAAGCGTTGCTCCTGAAGAAGCCCATGGCCGGCCTGGACATGATGACCGTGCTCGCGCGCGATATTCACACGGCACAAGGTGTCATCCGCAACCGCGCCATGCGCAATGCAAATGAACTGATCGACGAGCAGGAGACCTTCGGCGAGCGCCTCGCGGACGTCGTCGCCAGTTTTGGCGGCTCGTGGACCTTCATCATTCTCTTCGGAACCGTGCTGACGGTCTATACATTGATCAATATCCATCTCAAGGGCAAGGCCTGGGACCCGTACCCCTTCATCCTGCTCAACCTGTTCCTCTCGATGCTTGCATCGATCCAGGCACCGGTCATCATGATGAGCCAGAACCGCCAGGACACCAAAGACCGTCTGCGCAGCGAACTGGACTTCGAGGTCAACCGCCGCGCGGAGACCGAGATCCAGGCGCTCTCCCGCAAGATCCACTTCCTCGCCGACAAGCTCGGCGACATCGAAGAGCATCTGCGGGGACCGAACGAATCAAGGCGTGAGGATGACCTGCGGAGCTAG
- a CDS encoding type III polyketide synthase, whose protein sequence is MTQAYINRIATAVPDDDVHDAFVAFADQMLEDPRVQPVFRRMASRSGIEHRYSVLTPGYSIGPEGPSTEFTVNAHEFYTRGSFPDTAQRMKIFERFAPRLAQRTLDKLALSDEERNGVTHVIVTSCTGLYAPGLDFDIVDHLGLDTTVERTMIGFMGCYAAINGLKQARHIVRSEPESKVLMLNLELCTLHLQETQELEQVLSFLVFGDGCSAALITSEPTGFAMDSFRSVLIPETRDLITWRIRGVGFDMLLSGKVPGEIGKALLTTGGEVLAQHSKDDIDLWGVHPGGKSVLDAVQRGLGLKECALNASREVLERFGNMSSATVMFVLERLMQSAEPGQKGCAMSFGPGLTAETMLFHAV, encoded by the coding sequence GTGACCCAGGCATACATCAACCGCATCGCCACTGCAGTACCCGACGACGATGTACATGACGCGTTCGTCGCGTTTGCAGACCAGATGCTCGAAGATCCACGGGTGCAGCCGGTGTTTCGGCGCATGGCGTCGCGATCGGGCATCGAGCACCGGTACTCCGTGCTCACGCCGGGGTACAGCATCGGACCTGAGGGGCCGAGCACCGAGTTCACCGTGAACGCGCACGAGTTCTATACGCGCGGTAGCTTTCCCGATACGGCGCAGCGGATGAAGATCTTTGAGCGCTTTGCGCCGCGACTGGCACAGCGTACGCTCGACAAGCTCGCGCTCAGCGACGAGGAGCGCAACGGGGTGACGCACGTCATCGTGACCTCCTGTACCGGGCTGTATGCGCCGGGGCTCGACTTCGACATCGTCGATCACCTCGGGCTCGACACGACGGTAGAGCGCACCATGATTGGCTTCATGGGTTGCTATGCGGCGATCAACGGGCTCAAGCAGGCGCGCCATATCGTGCGGTCTGAACCGGAATCCAAAGTGTTGATGCTGAACCTCGAGCTCTGCACCCTCCATCTGCAGGAGACGCAGGAGCTGGAACAGGTTCTCTCGTTCCTGGTCTTTGGCGATGGCTGTTCGGCGGCGCTCATCACATCCGAGCCGACGGGGTTTGCCATGGACAGCTTCCGCTCAGTACTGATCCCCGAAACCCGCGACCTGATTACCTGGCGCATTCGTGGCGTGGGGTTCGACATGCTGCTCTCAGGCAAGGTGCCGGGAGAGATCGGCAAGGCGCTGCTCACGACCGGCGGCGAGGTGCTCGCGCAGCACAGCAAGGACGATATCGATCTGTGGGGCGTGCATCCCGGCGGCAAATCGGTGCTCGATGCCGTACAGCGCGGGCTTGGTTTGAAGGAATGCGCTCTGAATGCCTCGCGTGAGGTGCTGGAGCGCTTCGGGAATATGTCGTCGGCGACGGTGATGTTTGTGCTCGAACGGTTGATGCAGAGCGCAGAGCCTGGACAAAAGGGCTGCGCCATGTCGTTCGGTCCCGGACTCACAGCGGAGACGATGTTGTTCCATGCGGTCTAA
- a CDS encoding methyltransferase domain-containing protein, translating to MTSVSLPIDFTHRTAPEDLPELMDEPCSYEDFRACLSDLAQVNRLTLAHRPTLQFLERLIEAKPLSRPLRIVDVGCGGGDMLRHIAVWAKRRGVAVTLTGIDLNPYAAQAAREFSGKDRSSQWDIEWVTGDAFSYAPPDGVDVVLSSLFTHHLPEPEIVRFLAWMESTARLGWFVNDLCRERTPHRLFQLLAGVMRWHYFVQYDGPVSIRRSFREEDWQRMIAASGIDLDVAQIARSFPARLCVGRLK from the coding sequence ATGACATCAGTTTCATTGCCGATCGATTTTACACATCGCACTGCACCGGAGGACCTTCCGGAGTTGATGGATGAGCCGTGTTCGTACGAGGATTTTCGCGCCTGTCTCTCCGATCTTGCACAGGTGAACCGGCTCACGCTGGCGCATCGGCCGACGCTGCAGTTCCTGGAGCGGCTGATCGAAGCCAAGCCCCTGTCACGGCCGCTGCGCATCGTTGATGTGGGGTGCGGCGGCGGCGATATGCTGCGCCATATCGCGGTATGGGCGAAGCGTCGTGGGGTGGCGGTTACTCTGACAGGCATCGACCTCAATCCCTATGCAGCGCAGGCGGCGCGAGAGTTCTCCGGTAAAGATCGCAGCAGTCAGTGGGACATTGAATGGGTTACAGGCGATGCCTTCTCTTACGCCCCACCCGATGGAGTTGATGTAGTGCTGAGTTCGCTCTTCACGCATCATCTGCCGGAGCCGGAGATCGTGCGTTTTCTGGCGTGGATGGAATCGACTGCGCGGCTCGGGTGGTTCGTCAACGATCTCTGCCGCGAGCGCACGCCGCATCGACTCTTCCAACTGCTTGCAGGCGTGATGCGGTGGCATTATTTCGTGCAGTACGACGGCCCGGTCTCGATTCGCCGCAGCTTTCGCGAAGAGGATTGGCAGCGCATGATCGCCGCGTCTGGAATCGATCTTGACGTTGCGCAAATAGCGCGCAGTTTTCCTGCCCGGCTCTGTGTAGGCAGGTTGAAGTGA